In the genome of Tannockella kyphosi, one region contains:
- a CDS encoding transcription repressor NadR, translating to MKELNGEERRIKVLNMIKESNSPLNGTAISKKMGVSRQVIVNDIALLRANKYDIISTNRGYIIQDASNKVSNDKDVFTRVFKVEHNDFEIYEELSCIVSLSGKVLDVFVDHEVYGKFFAQLNISTTKDIDNFVSQMKENELVPLKNITNNCHYHTVQAPSIKLLDLIELELSQKGFLKNND from the coding sequence ATGAAAGAATTAAATGGAGAAGAAAGAAGAATTAAAGTTTTAAACATGATAAAAGAAAGCAATTCCCCTTTAAACGGGACAGCTATATCAAAAAAAATGGGTGTTAGTAGACAAGTAATTGTAAATGACATTGCCTTATTGCGAGCAAATAAATATGATATTATTTCAACAAATAGAGGATATATTATTCAAGATGCATCAAACAAAGTTAGTAATGATAAAGATGTATTTACTCGTGTTTTTAAGGTTGAACACAATGATTTTGAAATATACGAAGAACTATCTTGTATAGTAAGTCTATCAGGAAAGGTACTCGATGTATTTGTTGATCATGAGGTTTATGGTAAGTTTTTTGCACAATTAAATATTTCAACAACAAAAGATATTGATAACTTTGTATCTCAAATGAAAGAAAATGAACTTGTACCATTAAAGAATATAACAAATAATTGTCATTATCATACAGTCCAAGCACCATCTATTAAACTACTTGACTTAATTGAATTAGAATTATCACAAAAAGGATTCTTAAAAAATAACGATTAA
- the nadC gene encoding carboxylating nicotinate-nucleotide diphosphorylase, with product MNDITNILVVDELLRLALKEDISSEDITTNAVVKDDKTKASVDLICKEDGIIAGLSVFMRVFKLLDNDIKIDFAVKDGDAIHSGDVIATLNGNVCALLSGERVALNYLQRMSGIASYTNSIVQMFLQHPDCKTKLLDTRKTTPNMRIFEKYAVKVGGGYNHRYNLSDGILLKDNHISFAGSIKNAVSAAKEYAPFVRKIEVEVETLEMVREAVEAGADIIMLDNMSIEMMKEAIAIIDNRAKTECSGNVTKENISNLISIGVDYISSGAITYLAPALDLSLKNLKVI from the coding sequence ATGAACGATATTACTAATATTTTAGTGGTAGACGAATTACTTCGTCTAGCACTAAAAGAAGATATAAGCAGTGAAGATATAACAACGAATGCTGTTGTAAAAGATGATAAAACAAAGGCTTCTGTTGATTTAATATGTAAAGAAGATGGTATTATTGCAGGACTTAGTGTTTTTATGAGGGTTTTTAAATTGTTAGACAATGATATCAAAATTGATTTTGCAGTGAAAGATGGAGATGCTATTCATTCAGGAGATGTTATTGCTACATTAAATGGAAATGTATGCGCATTATTGTCTGGAGAACGAGTTGCGTTAAATTATTTACAACGTATGAGTGGAATAGCTTCTTATACTAACTCCATAGTACAAATGTTTTTACAACATCCTGATTGTAAAACAAAACTGTTAGATACAAGAAAAACTACACCAAATATGAGAATATTTGAAAAATATGCTGTAAAAGTTGGTGGTGGATATAATCATCGATATAATTTATCTGATGGTATTTTGTTAAAAGATAATCATATCAGTTTTGCAGGATCAATAAAAAATGCAGTAAGTGCCGCTAAAGAATATGCCCCATTTGTACGTAAAATCGAAGTGGAAGTGGAAACCCTAGAAATGGTAAGAGAAGCAGTAGAAGCTGGAGCAGACATCATCATGCTTGATAATATGTCCATTGAAATGATGAAAGAAGCGATTGCAATAATAGACAATAGAGCGAAAACAGAATGTTCTGGGAATGTTACAAAAGAAAACATCTCCAATTTGATATCAATAGGTGTTGATTATATTTCTTCTGGAGCAATCACTTATCTTGCACCAGCACTTGATTTATCATTAAAAAATTTGAAAGTTATATAA
- the nadA gene encoding quinolinate synthase NadA — protein MRLKEEIVKLKKERNAIILAHYYVADEVQEIADYVGDSYYLAKIAKESTADVIVFCGVKFMGESAKIVNPNKIVLLPEKNADCPMAHMATVENVKKIKNEQDDLAVVCYINSSVELKSVSDVCVTSSNAIKIVKSLPNKNILFIPDENLGRYCQSKIPEKNFIFNKGYCHVHTAIHAFDLMKTKAKYKSALVLAHPECTGDILELADFIGSTSQIIEFSQKSTCNEFIIATELGILYELKSKSPNKIFHTISEQQSCPDMKSITLNSVLSSLKNNNYQVNVDDVIAIDALKPLEKMLDLAK, from the coding sequence ATGAGATTGAAAGAGGAAATTGTTAAATTAAAAAAAGAAAGAAACGCTATTATATTAGCACATTATTATGTAGCAGATGAGGTTCAAGAAATTGCAGATTATGTAGGAGATTCCTATTATTTAGCTAAGATTGCAAAAGAAAGTACTGCCGATGTAATTGTATTTTGTGGTGTTAAGTTTATGGGAGAAAGCGCTAAAATAGTTAATCCAAATAAAATCGTACTACTTCCAGAAAAGAACGCTGATTGCCCTATGGCACATATGGCAACAGTAGAAAATGTTAAAAAAATCAAAAATGAACAAGATGATTTAGCAGTTGTATGCTACATAAATTCATCCGTTGAATTAAAGTCAGTATCTGATGTTTGTGTTACATCTTCTAATGCAATAAAAATAGTAAAATCTCTCCCGAATAAAAATATATTATTTATTCCTGATGAAAATCTAGGTAGATATTGTCAATCTAAAATACCAGAAAAAAACTTTATTTTTAATAAAGGATATTGTCATGTACATACTGCTATCCATGCTTTTGATTTAATGAAAACAAAAGCAAAATATAAATCAGCGTTAGTTTTAGCACATCCTGAATGTACTGGAGATATTTTAGAACTTGCTGATTTTATAGGGAGTACATCACAAATTATTGAGTTTTCTCAAAAATCAACATGCAATGAATTTATAATTGCAACAGAGCTAGGTATTTTATATGAGTTAAAATCAAAAAGTCCTAATAAAATATTTCATACTATTAGTGAACAACAAAGTTGTCCTGATATGAAATCAATTACTTTAAATAGTGTTTTATCATCATTGAAAAATAATAACTACCAAGTTAATGTGGATGATGTTATCGCAATAGATGCCCTAAAACCTTTAGAAAAAATGCTTGATCTAGCAAAATAA
- a CDS encoding LysR family transcriptional regulator has protein sequence MTFHQMELFVLVCEYKSINRAAEVSYISQQGISHTIKELEKELGCTLFIRSKKGVTPTKSGIYFLGECIAMLDKRSFLKEHLSNIDNIPVETIHLGMAFGVISALPFNMIKDFEKKHDYIKIDYNDRADYYLERQMLRGDYDFCVTTGIVDSDEVIGECIYTQGIYLCIPPTHLLYTKKDITMDDLRDQSFATFSTQFHIRHDFEWVCKKSGFSPQIEIASNDFNSLREVAINNNFLFVVPAHTRSFTNQDVRYVPFPDNSFEWKIFLTMKKSKVLSDGMTNFYNHIKNYSKLALKPQLYNDTNNKSV, from the coding sequence ATGACATTTCATCAAATGGAATTATTTGTGTTAGTTTGCGAATATAAAAGTATTAATCGTGCTGCAGAAGTTAGCTACATATCACAACAAGGTATTTCACACACAATTAAAGAACTAGAAAAAGAACTTGGTTGTACGCTTTTTATCCGTTCTAAAAAAGGGGTAACTCCTACAAAGAGTGGAATCTATTTCCTTGGGGAGTGTATCGCAATGTTAGATAAAAGAAGTTTTCTAAAAGAACATCTTTCTAATATAGATAACATTCCCGTAGAAACTATTCATCTAGGGATGGCCTTTGGAGTAATCTCTGCACTACCTTTTAATATGATAAAAGATTTCGAAAAAAAGCATGATTATATAAAAATTGATTATAATGATCGTGCTGATTATTATTTAGAACGACAAATGTTACGAGGAGACTATGATTTTTGTGTTACAACAGGAATAGTAGATAGTGATGAAGTAATTGGTGAATGTATTTATACACAAGGTATCTATTTATGCATCCCCCCTACTCATTTGTTATATACAAAAAAAGATATTACAATGGATGACCTTAGAGATCAGTCATTTGCAACATTTAGTACACAGTTTCATATTCGTCATGACTTTGAATGGGTATGTAAAAAAAGTGGTTTTTCACCACAAATAGAAATTGCATCAAATGATTTCAACTCTTTAAGAGAAGTTGCCATTAACAATAACTTTCTTTTTGTAGTACCTGCTCATACTAGATCTTTTACGAATCAAGATGTCAGATACGTACCATTTCCAGATAATAGCTTTGAATGGAAAATATTTTTAACGATGAAAAAAAGCAAAGTATTAAGCGATGGAATGACTAATTTCTATAACCATATAAAAAACTATTCCAAACTTGCTTTAAAGCCTCAACTATATAATGATACCAATAATAAAAGCGTTTAA
- a CDS encoding L-aspartate oxidase, translated as MSIINTNIIIVGCGVAGLFTALNLPKDKQIIIISKTKKEESDSFLAQGGICVLRDEDDYKSFFEDTLKAGHYENNEKTVEIMIKNSREMIEDLTSLGVDFEKENGELKYTCEGAHSNSRILFHKDITGKEITSKLLSAISSCDNISLYEDTTMLDIISENGECKGIICNQNQKTLSIKADYTVWATGGIGGLYQHSTNYKHLTGDALAIAFNHKIELMNLDYVQIHPTTFYSKKKGRRFLISESVRGEGGILYGKNKERFVDELLPRDIVSKAVYQQMKKDNTDFVWLSFENIDEFTIMNHFTHIYNQMKLEGYDIVKEPIPVVPAQHYYMGGVAVDTVSKTSMERLYAVGETCCNGVHGANRLASNSLLESLVFAKILAKDITKNYENSTEIVNKLDLIKYTIKEEVLNGYNKMLIDLILKNKDIKHNKENNNERYY; from the coding sequence ATGTCTATTATTAATACAAATATTATTATCGTTGGATGTGGTGTTGCAGGTCTTTTCACTGCATTAAATTTGCCTAAAGATAAACAAATCATTATCATAAGTAAGACAAAAAAAGAAGAAAGTGATTCATTTTTAGCCCAAGGTGGAATTTGTGTTTTACGTGATGAAGATGATTATAAGAGTTTTTTTGAAGATACTTTAAAAGCTGGACATTATGAAAATAATGAAAAAACGGTGGAAATAATGATTAAGAATTCTCGTGAAATGATTGAAGATCTTACTAGTTTAGGTGTTGATTTTGAAAAAGAGAATGGGGAATTAAAGTATACTTGTGAGGGAGCTCATTCTAATTCTCGTATCTTATTTCATAAAGATATAACAGGAAAAGAGATTACATCAAAGTTATTATCTGCTATTTCTAGTTGTGATAATATCAGTTTATATGAAGATACAACAATGCTTGATATTATAAGTGAAAATGGTGAATGTAAAGGTATTATTTGTAATCAAAATCAAAAAACATTATCAATCAAAGCTGATTATACAGTTTGGGCCACAGGTGGTATTGGTGGTTTGTATCAACATTCAACAAATTATAAACATCTTACAGGTGATGCTTTAGCTATTGCTTTCAATCATAAAATAGAACTAATGAATTTAGATTATGTTCAAATTCACCCTACTACTTTTTATTCTAAAAAAAAAGGAAGACGTTTTTTGATTTCAGAGTCTGTTCGAGGAGAAGGTGGAATTTTGTATGGTAAAAATAAAGAGCGTTTTGTTGATGAATTACTACCAAGAGATATCGTATCAAAGGCTGTTTATCAACAAATGAAAAAAGATAATACTGATTTTGTATGGTTATCTTTTGAAAATATTGATGAATTTACGATTATGAATCATTTTACACATATCTATAATCAAATGAAATTGGAGGGATATGATATTGTAAAAGAACCGATTCCCGTTGTTCCTGCACAACATTATTATATGGGTGGTGTTGCTGTAGATACAGTTAGTAAAACGAGTATGGAACGATTGTATGCTGTTGGTGAAACGTGTTGTAATGGAGTCCATGGAGCAAATAGACTTGCTAGTAATTCTTTGTTAGAAAGTTTAGTTTTTGCTAAAATACTAGCCAAGGATATAACAAAAAATTACGAAAATAGTACGGAAATAGTAAACAAATTGGATTTAATAAAGTATACTATAAAAGAAGAAGTATTAAATGGATACAATAAAATGCTCATTGATTTAATATTGAAAAATAAAGATATAAAACATAACAAGGAGAATAATAATGAACGATATTACTAA
- a CDS encoding oxidoreductase: MENKFYPNLAKSIQIGDVTFKNRILGAPMSNPEMDTESHMRREDVAFHANRVKGGLSSTCIGLGVVSPEGRTHTKEVTLYDVMSLPSLKEFSNAVHRHGALAVMELTHGGKYANARGHAGVSGSSMGPNDEVGSHGNMIHAMNDEEILAVAEEFGEAAKLVKEAGIDMILLHAGHGWLLHQFISPAMNKRTDKWGGSLENRMRFTLLVIEKIREAVGQGYPIEFRYSGAEFDDGGYTIEEGVEIAKAVDGKVDLIHVSAGVHENPEVFGITHPSMFVPEGCNVFLAAEVKKHVKTPVATLGGLSDMDMMEDIIASGKADIVEVARQSICDPYFVEKAFSGKSDEIVSCCRCFTCFYNYLTNRTYACAFNPEVGNELACQSAPVAVESAKKVIVIGGGPGGMEAACTAAQRGHTVSLYEKSSSLGGQLRFEEHIPFKKNMHKFVKVMEKRLEDTGVEVHLNHALCGKEVANMDADAVIVAVGASPIVPSIEGIDSSKVVGLDVLTKANPELGENVVILGGGLVGTEVAIYLDGLGKNVTMIEMNDDWATDSYFMHKNAMATYIRKSNIKIHTSSKAIAINDEGLVCDTPDGQVVFSADHILLAAGMRPNIALAKEFENTAPRVFEIGDAIRTARVSDAVSDGYYRALAI; encoded by the coding sequence ATGGAAAACAAATTTTACCCAAATTTAGCAAAATCAATTCAAATTGGTGATGTTACATTTAAAAATCGTATTTTAGGAGCACCTATGTCAAATCCTGAAATGGACACAGAAAGTCACATGAGAAGAGAAGACGTAGCCTTTCATGCAAATCGTGTAAAAGGTGGATTATCAAGTACTTGTATCGGTTTAGGGGTTGTGTCACCAGAAGGGCGTACACATACCAAAGAAGTTACATTATATGATGTTATGAGTTTACCATCATTAAAAGAATTTTCAAATGCAGTTCATCGTCATGGGGCACTAGCAGTTATGGAATTAACGCATGGTGGTAAATATGCAAATGCACGTGGTCATGCTGGAGTTTCTGGTTCATCAATGGGGCCAAATGATGAGGTTGGTTCTCATGGAAATATGATTCATGCAATGAATGATGAAGAAATACTTGCAGTTGCAGAAGAATTTGGAGAAGCAGCAAAACTTGTAAAAGAAGCAGGAATAGATATGATTTTATTACATGCAGGGCATGGATGGTTATTGCACCAATTCATTTCTCCTGCTATGAATAAGAGAACAGATAAATGGGGTGGATCTTTAGAAAATCGTATGCGATTCACTTTACTAGTTATTGAAAAAATTCGTGAAGCAGTTGGTCAAGGTTATCCAATTGAATTCCGTTATAGTGGTGCTGAGTTTGATGATGGTGGATACACAATTGAAGAAGGTGTTGAAATCGCAAAAGCAGTAGATGGGAAAGTTGATTTAATACATGTTTCAGCAGGTGTTCATGAAAATCCAGAAGTATTTGGGATTACCCATCCGTCGATGTTTGTACCAGAAGGTTGTAATGTATTCTTAGCTGCTGAAGTGAAAAAACATGTAAAAACACCAGTTGCTACTTTAGGTGGTTTATCAGATATGGATATGATGGAAGATATTATTGCATCAGGGAAAGCAGATATTGTTGAAGTTGCTAGACAGTCAATTTGTGATCCATATTTTGTAGAAAAAGCATTTTCAGGAAAAAGTGATGAAATCGTTTCTTGTTGTCGTTGCTTTACATGTTTCTATAATTATTTAACAAATAGAACATATGCTTGTGCATTTAATCCAGAAGTTGGAAATGAACTTGCTTGTCAAAGTGCACCAGTTGCAGTAGAAAGTGCAAAGAAAGTTATTGTTATTGGTGGTGGACCTGGTGGTATGGAAGCCGCTTGTACTGCTGCACAAAGAGGACATACTGTTAGTTTATATGAAAAATCTAGTTCATTGGGTGGACAATTACGATTTGAAGAACATATTCCATTCAAGAAAAATATGCATAAGTTTGTAAAAGTAATGGAAAAACGTTTAGAAGATACAGGGGTAGAAGTTCATTTAAATCATGCTCTTTGTGGCAAAGAAGTTGCAAATATGGATGCGGATGCAGTTATAGTTGCAGTAGGTGCATCTCCAATTGTACCTTCTATTGAAGGTATTGATAGTTCAAAAGTGGTTGGTTTAGATGTATTAACAAAAGCTAATCCAGAATTAGGAGAAAATGTTGTTATCTTAGGTGGAGGTCTAGTAGGGACTGAAGTTGCAATTTACTTAGATGGTCTTGGTAAAAATGTAACGATGATAGAAATGAATGATGACTGGGCTACTGATTCTTACTTTATGCATAAAAATGCAATGGCTACTTATATCCGTAAAAGCAATATTAAAATCCATACATCATCAAAAGCGATTGCTATTAATGATGAAGGTTTAGTATGTGATACACCAGATGGTCAAGTAGTGTTTAGTGCTGATCATATCTTATTAGCTGCAGGTATGCGTCCAAATATTGCCCTTGCAAAAGAGTTCGAAAATACTGCTCCACGTGTTTTTGAAATTGGTGATGCTATTCGTACAGCTCGTGTTAGTGATGCTGTTTCTGATGGTTACTATCGAGCGTTAGCAATTTAA